Genomic segment of Cronobacter dublinensis subsp. dublinensis LMG 23823:
CACCAGAAGCTGCTTGACGAACAGCAGCAGTTGGACGACCAGGCCGACTGCCTGGAAACCCTGACCCTTGCGGTCAACAAGCATCACCAGCAGGCGCTGGCGGTGGCCCGCGAGCTTCACGAAAGCCGCGTGGGTTATGCGCGCGAACTGACGCAGCTCATCACCGACAGCATGCATTCGCTGTCGATGCCGCACGGTCAGTTCACCATTGACGTGGTGTTTGAAGAGCACCATCTGACGGCGGAAGGCGCAGACCGCATCGATTTCCGTGTCTCCACGAACCCCGGTCAGCCGCTGCAACCGCTCGCCAAAGTGGCCTCTGGCGGCGAGCTCTCCCGTATCGCACTTGCGATTCAGGTGATCACGGCCCGTAAGATGGAAACCCCGGCGCTGATTTTCGATGAAGTGGATGTCGGTATCAGCGGCCCGACCGCCGCCGTGGTTGGTAAGCTGCTGCGCCAGCTCGGCGAGTCAACGCAGGTGATGTGCGTCACCCACCTGCCGCAGGTAGCCGGTTGCGGACACCATCACTTCTTTGTCAGCAAGGAAACGGACGGCGCGATGACCGAAACCCATATGCAGCCGCTCGATAAAAAAGCGCGCCTGCAGGAGCTGGCCCGTCTGCTCGGCGGCAGCGAAGTCACACGCAACACGCTCGCGAACGCCAAAGAGCTGCTGGCGGCGTAACATCACAGCAGGCGGGGCCAGCGCCCCGCCCTTTCGCTCAGAAAACCAGCAACCAAAGCGCACCGCGTGCTTTAATCGCGTTTTGCGCTAACTTTTTTCATCCGCTACGGTCATAGTGAAGCGCCTTAAGGTTTTAAACTGACTGAAGGTTTATTATCATCGGCTAATTATGTATGAGCCGCGTGTTGCTCGGGCCCGAAAAGGAATCTAATCACTATGCGCTGTAAAACGCTGACTGCTGCCGCAGCGGTCCTTCTGATGTTGACCGCAGGCTGTTCTACTCTGGAGCGAGTGGTTTACCGCCCCGACATTAATCAGGGTAACTACCTGACGCCTACCGACATTGCTAAAATCCGCATCGGCATGACGCAACAGCAGGTTGCCTACGCGCTGGGTACGCCGATGATGTCGGATCCGTTCGGCAGCAATACGTGGTTCTACATTTTTCGCCAGCAGCCGGGCCACGAAGATGTCACACAGCAGACGCTGACCCTGACCTTCAACAGCAACGGCGTGCTGACCAACATGGATAACAAACCGAAGCTCGACGCGCAGCGCTAATCGCCGTGCGTGAACGCGATAAAACAAAAAAGGTGCCTGAGGCACCTTTTTTATTGCGCGCAATAGCGAGCTGAAATGTAGCCCGCGACGCGTTACTTTTTCGCGGCTCGCTCGGCGCGCTGACGGCGCAGCTCTTTAGGGTCAGCAATCAGCGGCCGGTAGATTTCGACGCGGTCGCCATCGTTAAGCGTATCGGCAAGTTTAACCGGGCGGCTGTAAATCCCGACCTTGTTCTTTTTAAGGTCGATATCTCTGCGCAGCTCAAGCAGCCCGGAGGCGATAATCGCGTCTTCCACCGACGCGCCTTCGGCCAGCTTCACTTTACGCAGGTACTGTTTTTCAGGGAGGGCATACGCCACCTCCACCTGGATTTCACCCGGCACTGTAAACCTCTTTGGCGCGCTGCGAGAACGCCTGCACCATGCTGGAGGCCAGCTCTTTAAAGACCCGACCAAACGCGAGTTCGATGAG
This window contains:
- a CDS encoding RnfH family protein — translated: MPGEIQVEVAYALPEKQYLRKVKLAEGASVEDAIIASGLLELRRDIDLKKNKVGIYSRPVKLADTLNDGDRVEIYRPLIADPKELRRQRAERAAKK
- the bamE gene encoding outer membrane protein assembly factor BamE codes for the protein MRCKTLTAAAAVLLMLTAGCSTLERVVYRPDINQGNYLTPTDIAKIRIGMTQQQVAYALGTPMMSDPFGSNTWFYIFRQQPGHEDVTQQTLTLTFNSNGVLTNMDNKPKLDAQR